In Paenibacillus phoenicis, one genomic interval encodes:
- a CDS encoding DUF4129 domain-containing protein, which translates to MNDKGEYADPHQNESAYLVQALRFGLTCLMEYVLLLPAWILFASFLRPPELPVAGLGLLPLLSLAGVLLGTRLRKLWQRGAAALAFGAVYTAAAFAWAGGASALGFGNAASAGQTPALASTVVALLQTVALFAAGVFCSLQGLTVRNRQRHFRLYWVGLGLYFLAGIFFPRIEALQATVPLITWAGVINLATALFVTNHQFLCYSSQSGDSGERLPAGLRRHNRLFVGVIVVAALLLAAGVGRWIGSLLWRLLQAIVRWLTRPQEPVLPPTEEPEAVTPPQEPMLPAEPQEPGLLSEILNYAFYVFGGLLLAALLGFVLYWLYKNAGGYWRKAISRLLNLLRRESAAPEPAAYRDEETSLLTWESALQGWRRIGARLLRTGKPAERWEDMRDNRERVRFLYRLFLRKERQRGVSLKPYLTPKELVEEIKLEAAVDPLLQLYYETRYGEELPGDEEVAELRRRLAR; encoded by the coding sequence ATGAACGACAAGGGCGAATACGCAGACCCGCATCAAAATGAATCCGCTTACCTGGTGCAGGCTCTGCGATTTGGCCTCACCTGCCTGATGGAATACGTGCTGCTGCTGCCGGCATGGATCTTGTTCGCGTCGTTCCTTCGGCCGCCGGAGCTTCCGGTCGCGGGACTTGGCCTGCTGCCGTTGCTCTCGCTGGCCGGCGTCCTGCTTGGCACCCGGCTGCGTAAGCTGTGGCAGCGCGGGGCTGCGGCCCTCGCCTTTGGCGCGGTGTATACCGCGGCCGCCTTCGCTTGGGCGGGGGGCGCGAGCGCGCTTGGCTTCGGTAACGCCGCATCGGCCGGCCAGACGCCCGCGCTAGCCTCCACCGTCGTTGCGCTGTTGCAAACGGTGGCGCTGTTTGCCGCCGGGGTGTTTTGCTCGCTGCAAGGGCTGACGGTTCGGAATCGCCAGCGCCATTTTCGGCTGTACTGGGTTGGGCTTGGCCTCTATTTCTTAGCGGGAATCTTCTTCCCGCGAATCGAAGCGCTTCAAGCGACGGTCCCGCTCATCACCTGGGCCGGCGTAATCAACTTGGCCACGGCTCTGTTCGTGACGAACCATCAGTTTCTGTGCTACAGTTCGCAATCCGGTGACTCGGGAGAGCGGCTGCCTGCTGGTCTCCGCCGCCATAACCGCTTATTTGTCGGCGTGATCGTTGTTGCCGCTTTGTTGCTGGCGGCCGGCGTTGGTCGCTGGATCGGCAGCCTGCTGTGGAGATTGCTTCAAGCGATCGTGCGTTGGTTAACCCGTCCGCAGGAGCCTGTGCTTCCGCCGACGGAAGAGCCGGAAGCGGTAACTCCGCCGCAGGAGCCGATGCTGCCAGCGGAACCCCAAGAACCGGGGTTGCTGTCGGAAATTTTGAACTATGCGTTTTATGTGTTTGGCGGCTTGCTCCTGGCGGCACTGCTGGGCTTCGTCCTGTATTGGCTGTATAAGAACGCCGGGGGTTACTGGCGCAAAGCGATCAGTCGCCTGCTCAACTTGCTGCGCCGGGAAAGCGCCGCGCCGGAGCCAGCTGCTTACCGCGACGAGGAGACGAGTTTATTGACTTGGGAATCGGCACTGCAAGGCTGGCGCAGGATTGGCGCCCGCCTGCTGCGTACCGGGAAGCCAGCCGAACGTTGGGAGGACATGAGGGATAACCGAGAGCGCGTCCGCTTTTTGTACCGACTATTTTTGCGGAAGGAACGTCAGCGGGGGGTCTCGCTCAAGCCCTATTTGACCCCAAAGGAATTGGTGGAAGAGATCAAGCTGGAAGCTGCAGTTGATCCGTTGCTCCAACTGTACTATGAAACGAGGTATGGGGAAGAGCTGCCGGGAGACGAGGAGGTGGCGGAGCTGCGGCGGCGCCTTGCGCGGTAA
- a CDS encoding NAD(P)/FAD-dependent oxidoreductase: MSKYDVIVVGAGPAGIFACYELTRKAPHWKVLLVDKGHDIYRRRCPILEEKITLCPPAAGRKEFAGCLPACSITAGFGGAGAYSDGKFNITTEFGGWLSDYIAPSKVLDLIKYVDAINLEHGATTTITDPMTEAVRQIEQRGYAAGLKLLRAQVRHLGTEQNLEILKSIYEYLNTRIDMLFKAEVEDLITEKIDGSHQVRGITLKNGETYEADLVMVAPGRDGSAWLTEILKKRRLKMTNNQVDVGVRVETSDVVMREINEHLYEGKFIFNTSVGTRVRTFCSNPSGHVVVENHSGVMAANGHSFKDPALGSQNTNFALLVSHRFTEPFDKPNEYAREICQRANDLSSGGVIVQKYGDILRGRRSTAARIAEGFLEPTLKEAVPGDLGLVLPYNTMKSLIEMVEALDKVTPGIASEHTLFYGVEAKFYSARPKLSESLETEISGLFCGGDGAGITRGLAQAGAAGVWIARGMIEKAGV; encoded by the coding sequence ATGAGCAAATACGATGTCATTGTAGTGGGAGCCGGCCCTGCCGGGATTTTCGCCTGTTACGAACTGACCCGGAAAGCGCCGCATTGGAAGGTGCTTCTGGTGGACAAGGGGCATGATATCTACCGCCGCCGTTGCCCAATCTTGGAAGAGAAGATTACGCTTTGCCCGCCTGCGGCCGGGCGCAAGGAGTTTGCCGGATGCTTGCCGGCCTGCTCGATCACGGCTGGATTTGGCGGTGCCGGAGCCTACAGCGACGGGAAATTTAATATCACGACGGAATTCGGCGGTTGGCTGAGCGATTATATCGCGCCGTCCAAGGTGCTGGATTTGATTAAATATGTCGATGCGATCAACTTGGAGCACGGGGCGACAACCACCATCACCGATCCGATGACGGAAGCGGTCCGACAGATCGAACAACGCGGATACGCCGCCGGGCTCAAGCTGTTGCGGGCGCAGGTGCGGCACCTGGGGACCGAGCAGAATCTGGAAATCCTGAAATCGATCTACGAATATCTCAACACGCGCATTGATATGCTGTTCAAGGCAGAAGTCGAAGACCTGATCACGGAAAAAATCGATGGAAGCCACCAAGTCCGCGGGATCACACTGAAGAACGGCGAAACGTACGAAGCCGATCTGGTGATGGTAGCTCCAGGCCGGGACGGTTCCGCTTGGTTGACCGAGATCCTTAAGAAACGCCGTCTGAAGATGACGAACAATCAGGTGGACGTTGGCGTTCGTGTGGAAACTTCCGATGTGGTGATGCGGGAGATCAACGAGCATTTGTATGAGGGCAAGTTTATTTTTAATACATCGGTTGGCACGCGAGTGCGCACGTTCTGCAGCAATCCTTCCGGACATGTCGTCGTCGAGAACCACAGCGGCGTGATGGCGGCCAACGGTCATTCCTTCAAAGATCCGGCGCTTGGTTCGCAGAATACCAACTTCGCGCTGCTCGTATCGCATCGGTTTACCGAACCGTTTGATAAACCAAACGAGTATGCGCGGGAAATTTGCCAGCGGGCCAACGATTTGTCGAGCGGCGGGGTCATCGTGCAAAAATACGGCGATATCCTGCGCGGACGCCGCTCCACAGCTGCGCGGATTGCCGAAGGCTTCCTGGAGCCAACGCTCAAGGAAGCGGTGCCGGGCGATCTCGGCCTGGTATTGCCGTACAATACGATGAAGAGCCTGATCGAGATGGTCGAGGCGCTCGATAAAGTGACGCCGGGGATTGCTTCGGAGCATACGTTGTTCTACGGGGTGGAGGCGAAGTTCTATTCGGCCCGTCCGAAGCTGAGCGAATCGCTGGAAACGGAGATCAGCGGCTTGTTCTGCGGCGGTGACGGCGCGGGGATTACCCGCGGCTTAGCCCAGGCGGGAGCGGCCGGAGTATGGATCGCCCGCGGAATGATCGAGAAAGCGGGAGTGTAA
- a CDS encoding right-handed parallel beta-helix repeat-containing protein, protein MSKKSLWPHPNGPLRPKRGGGDPRRRQSRWLLLALLILGLSWALLLRWEANSPFPAPTFNVKEAGAKGDGLTDDTAVFLRVLRQAAATGHNTTVLVPPGTYLLALDEPLPIRSGVTLRGLGRPVLKFRAISGARYGFEAVSVQGRKVRIDGIVIDGGSRLTRGIGVHSGSSNVQIVNSTIQDLNQPADPQHPLSTTVVAGIMIYGNTLDINILGCTITGISAREIAPVARGIMAWSEPGRTIARRVSITGNLISYITPREDADGIYFDQPPASSPRSDSVISGNILHHTAKRGIKISAPGVVVKNNRILNSYSGDNRYLVTPKDPLPQDMYSAISVYAGDVTVSDNTIGGSGSFYAAIEANVGSAGGVVIERNVIENGEGQPFPDSSGIRLDQIGSFHIADNVITGAETPIRLSEQARAALASGAGTLADNTAK, encoded by the coding sequence ATGAGTAAAAAATCTCTCTGGCCACATCCAAACGGCCCGCTTCGCCCGAAGCGAGGCGGCGGTGATCCGCGCCGGCGTCAGAGCCGGTGGCTGCTCCTTGCACTGTTGATTTTGGGCTTGAGTTGGGCCTTGCTGCTGCGTTGGGAGGCGAACTCCCCCTTTCCCGCTCCCACCTTCAACGTAAAGGAGGCCGGCGCCAAAGGCGACGGCCTCACAGATGATACGGCTGTTTTTTTGCGCGTGCTTCGGCAAGCGGCGGCCACCGGTCATAACACGACCGTCCTCGTCCCCCCTGGCACGTATCTGCTCGCTCTGGACGAGCCGCTGCCGATCCGCAGCGGCGTCACCCTCCGCGGGCTGGGCCGGCCTGTCCTGAAATTCCGTGCGATCAGCGGAGCCCGATACGGCTTTGAGGCCGTCTCCGTCCAGGGGCGCAAGGTCCGCATCGACGGCATCGTGATCGACGGCGGTTCACGGCTGACCCGCGGGATCGGCGTGCACAGCGGATCATCGAACGTGCAAATTGTGAATAGTACGATCCAGGACTTGAACCAGCCGGCCGATCCGCAGCACCCGTTGTCCACTACCGTCGTCGCCGGCATTATGATCTACGGCAACACTCTGGACATCAATATCCTCGGCTGCACGATCACCGGAATCTCCGCGCGAGAAATCGCCCCCGTCGCGCGGGGGATTATGGCCTGGAGCGAACCGGGGCGCACGATCGCCCGCCGCGTCAGCATTACAGGCAACCTGATTTCTTATATTACCCCGCGAGAGGATGCGGACGGAATCTATTTTGATCAGCCGCCTGCTTCTTCGCCGCGATCGGATTCTGTCATCTCCGGGAACATCCTCCACCACACCGCCAAACGCGGCATCAAAATCTCCGCCCCAGGCGTTGTCGTCAAAAATAACCGGATCCTCAACTCCTACTCCGGAGATAACCGCTATCTCGTTACGCCCAAGGACCCGCTGCCGCAGGACATGTACTCTGCCATATCCGTATATGCCGGCGATGTAACCGTGTCCGACAATACCATCGGGGGAAGCGGCAGCTTCTATGCTGCGATTGAGGCCAACGTTGGCTCGGCTGGCGGCGTCGTCATTGAGCGCAACGTCATCGAAAACGGCGAAGGCCAGCCCTTCCCCGATTCAAGCGGGATCCGCCTCGACCAAATCGGCAGCTTCCACATTGCCGATAACGTAATTACCGGCGCGGAAACCCCTATCCGCTTGTCGGAGCAAGCTAGGGCAGCGCTGGCATCGGGAGCAGGAACGCTGGCGGACAATACGGCCAAGTAA
- a CDS encoding NAD-dependent epimerase/dehydratase family protein: MKVLVTGGAGFIGRHTVKRLVEEGEQVVVVDTGLPGNLRKKDELVTYYATDIMSDELELIFAEERPDAVIHLAAQTSVRRSLQNPTADAETNILGTIQLLEQCIRFGVRRIVFASSAAVYGNPDHLPIKESQRPEPLSFYGVSKRVSEMYIQSFSERYGLEYSILRYANVYGIRERRTGEDGVLTAFVERLIAGLPLEVYGDGSQTRDFVYVKDIAEANVQALRCAGSQIINVSSGRGISILEALGVLSEISGRHVLPQFRPAQPGDIDQSVLDNGKVREILWWEPRYSLYNGLVEMMEFEMEARKNPLLIQRTNYSEPSVFFFGGSLG; encoded by the coding sequence ATGAAAGTGCTAGTCACGGGGGGAGCGGGGTTTATTGGGCGCCACACAGTCAAGCGGCTGGTGGAAGAGGGGGAGCAGGTGGTGGTGGTCGATACCGGGTTGCCCGGGAATCTAAGGAAAAAAGATGAGTTGGTTACATACTACGCGACGGACATTATGTCCGATGAATTGGAGTTGATCTTTGCCGAGGAACGACCGGATGCCGTTATTCACCTTGCAGCCCAAACCAGTGTCCGTCGCTCCTTGCAAAACCCAACGGCCGACGCCGAGACGAATATCCTGGGGACGATCCAACTGCTGGAGCAATGCATTCGTTTCGGAGTGCGGCGGATTGTCTTTGCGTCATCGGCCGCGGTGTACGGGAATCCAGACCATTTGCCGATCAAAGAGTCGCAACGACCGGAGCCTTTGTCTTTTTACGGTGTGTCGAAACGGGTTTCCGAGATGTATATCCAATCGTTTAGCGAGCGCTACGGGCTGGAGTATTCGATCCTTCGGTATGCCAATGTTTATGGGATACGGGAGCGGCGTACCGGTGAGGATGGAGTGCTGACCGCGTTCGTCGAACGACTGATTGCGGGCCTTCCTCTGGAGGTGTACGGAGATGGCTCGCAGACGCGGGATTTCGTCTATGTGAAGGATATCGCAGAGGCGAACGTGCAGGCGCTGCGATGCGCAGGCAGTCAGATTATAAATGTCAGCAGCGGGCGCGGTATCTCTATTCTGGAGGCGTTGGGGGTCTTATCGGAGATATCCGGCCGCCATGTGCTGCCGCAATTCCGTCCCGCCCAGCCGGGGGATATTGACCAGAGTGTGCTTGATAACGGCAAAGTTCGGGAGATCCTCTGGTGGGAGCCGCGATATTCGCTATATAATGGATTAGTAGAGATGATGGAATTCGAAATGGAAGCGAGAAAAAATCCACTGCTCATCCAGCGAACCAACTACAGTGAACCATCGGTCTTCTTTTTTGGGGGGAGCCTCGGATAA
- a CDS encoding hemolysin family protein translates to MDSDRYLVLNVVLVVILIALTAFFVAVEFAIVRVRGSRVDQFVAEGRKGAVAVKQVTSNLDGFLSACQLGITITALGLGWLGEPTVERMLHPLFHSLKVPETVGSALSFIIAFVVITYFHVVVGELAPKTVAIRKAEEIAMITAKPLILFTKVMRPFIWALNGSANQLVRMFGIKPASEHEEAHSEEELQIIINESFESGKINQSEFGYVNRIFAFDNLLAKEIMVPRTDMVCLYTDKTRQENLEIIREQQYTRFPVVDGSKDNVIGIVNTKQFFLAYDHNPNLDFSALLQPVMAVSEVTPVNELLKKMQKEGTHMAILIDEYGGTAGLVTLEDILEELVGEIRDEFDKEEEDPIVQLDESHVVALGTVTVNQINEVLLTDLSTEEVDTIGGWLYGRNPSMDVGDTLEHEDLTFTLLEKEPHRFKKLEIVKHSS, encoded by the coding sequence ATGGACAGTGACAGGTATTTGGTTTTAAATGTGGTTTTGGTCGTCATTCTTATCGCGTTAACGGCGTTTTTCGTCGCGGTAGAATTTGCGATCGTTCGGGTCCGGGGCAGCCGGGTCGACCAGTTTGTGGCGGAAGGACGGAAGGGTGCCGTCGCCGTCAAGCAGGTCACCTCCAACCTGGACGGATTTTTATCGGCTTGCCAGCTCGGAATTACGATCACCGCGCTGGGACTCGGATGGCTGGGTGAACCAACGGTGGAGCGCATGCTGCATCCATTGTTCCATAGCCTGAAAGTACCTGAGACTGTTGGCAGCGCGCTTTCGTTTATTATCGCGTTTGTCGTCATCACGTATTTTCACGTTGTTGTGGGTGAGTTGGCCCCTAAGACCGTGGCAATCCGCAAAGCCGAAGAAATTGCCATGATTACAGCCAAACCTTTGATTCTTTTTACGAAAGTCATGCGCCCTTTCATCTGGGCCCTAAACGGTTCGGCCAACCAGCTCGTGCGCATGTTTGGCATTAAGCCGGCCTCCGAACATGAGGAAGCGCACTCGGAGGAAGAACTGCAGATCATCATTAACGAGAGCTTCGAAAGCGGCAAAATTAACCAAAGCGAATTTGGCTACGTGAATCGGATATTCGCATTTGATAATTTGCTCGCCAAGGAAATCATGGTACCTCGCACCGATATGGTGTGTTTATATACGGACAAGACGCGGCAGGAGAACTTGGAGATCATCCGGGAACAGCAATACACCCGTTTTCCGGTTGTTGATGGCAGCAAGGATAACGTCATCGGAATCGTAAATACGAAACAGTTCTTCTTGGCTTATGATCACAATCCAAATCTGGATTTTTCCGCTTTGCTGCAGCCGGTGATGGCCGTCTCCGAAGTAACTCCAGTGAATGAGTTGCTGAAGAAGATGCAGAAGGAAGGCACCCATATGGCGATCCTGATCGACGAATACGGAGGAACCGCTGGTCTGGTTACACTGGAGGATATTCTCGAGGAGCTTGTCGGGGAAATCCGCGACGAATTCGATAAAGAAGAGGAAGATCCGATCGTCCAGCTCGACGAATCGCATGTGGTTGCCCTCGGCACGGTGACGGTGAATCAGATCAACGAAGTGCTGCTAACCGACCTGAGCACGGAGGAAGTGGATACCATTGGCGGCTGGCTCTACGGCAGAAACCCGTCTATGGATGTCGGAGACACGCTGGAGCATGAGGATTTAACCTTCACATTGCTGGAGAAGGAACCGCATCGCTTTAAGAAACTCGAAATCGTCAAACACAGTTCCTAA
- a CDS encoding LCP family protein: MKFKIPKKVAIPVILLLLAAFGLLTAYLKYEPSRHFRGTEIPVLATPERTGRDVLSDTEEGIGDEASSSGQTGVIDNGTAGKAGAAPSSEEIRGARGSFNLLLLATDARAEEASRTDVLLLAHVNPEDNTVNLVSIPRDTQVNLPGIGLTKINHAHAMAEARGKGSHAGTLAAIQAVSNLCRCTINYYVKTNFSGFEHFVDTIGGIDVKLEAPVKLTYNYWTLPAGEQHWNGETALDFVRERKSLEDGDNARQRNQALVVQAIARRLLVPDNLTRLPELIRQVKEDILDTNLTDADMLSLAWMVRSIDPEEMYFVQFPGSSGKAKDPLVGAELYYWIPNMTAWSEMSRQLLGDEPNE, from the coding sequence ATGAAATTCAAAATCCCCAAAAAAGTGGCAATCCCGGTAATTCTTCTGCTCCTTGCGGCTTTCGGACTGCTGACCGCCTATTTGAAATACGAGCCTTCACGGCATTTTCGGGGCACCGAGATCCCGGTATTGGCTACGCCGGAGCGTACCGGTAGAGATGTACTGTCGGATACGGAGGAAGGCATCGGCGACGAAGCTTCAAGCTCTGGGCAAACTGGTGTTATTGATAATGGAACGGCAGGAAAAGCCGGTGCGGCCCCTTCGTCAGAGGAGATTCGCGGAGCCCGGGGCAGCTTTAACCTGCTGCTGCTCGCCACTGACGCTCGGGCAGAGGAAGCTTCGCGCACCGATGTGCTGTTGCTCGCCCACGTCAATCCGGAGGACAATACCGTCAACCTTGTATCCATTCCGCGCGATACCCAGGTCAACCTTCCCGGCATTGGACTGACCAAGATCAACCATGCCCATGCCATGGCGGAAGCCCGCGGCAAAGGCAGCCACGCCGGCACCCTCGCCGCAATTCAGGCCGTCAGCAATTTATGCCGCTGCACCATCAACTATTACGTCAAAACCAACTTCAGCGGGTTTGAGCATTTCGTGGATACGATCGGCGGCATCGACGTTAAATTGGAGGCTCCCGTTAAGCTGACCTACAATTATTGGACTTTGCCTGCAGGAGAACAGCACTGGAACGGCGAAACGGCTCTCGATTTCGTCCGCGAGCGCAAATCGCTGGAAGACGGCGACAACGCCCGGCAGCGAAATCAGGCGCTGGTCGTGCAGGCGATTGCCCGCAGGCTGCTCGTTCCGGATAACCTGACCCGTCTGCCCGAGCTGATCCGGCAAGTGAAGGAAGACATTTTGGACACCAATCTGACCGATGCCGATATGCTGAGCTTGGCCTGGATGGTTCGCAGCATTGATCCCGAGGAGATGTATTTTGTGCAGTTTCCGGGGAGCAGCGGCAAAGCGAAGGACCCGTTGGTCGGCGCTGAACTGTACTACTGGATTCCGAATATGACGGCCTGGTCCGAGATGTCCCGTCAGCTTCTGGGGGATGAGCCCAATGAGTAA
- a CDS encoding DUF6359 domain-containing protein, whose product MGKGKANAWRKKWLGFLLAGALVVTGLPGWAPQAAAQPADLTVDVSRAGAGAQLNAASNSGEALLQIAAAPLSVAEAIAKGNSGEAVEVAGIIVGHATGSLTADFEAPFGNDFNFLIADTAGEQDKTKLIDVQIPSGFRAEFGLQSNPDLIGKSVIVSGSLAAYNNFAGLKSVTAISLWDQPGDPGEDPGEEPGEDPGEDPGQDPDPGDIPQLPDGTGKKVLFDNAHGQTAGAADWVIDGGFSDFADGLRAAGFTVESLERPMPYTFGETAITYEALEPYDVFVIPEANIPFKAAEQEALEQYVENGGAVFFISDHYNADRNKNRWDASEVFNGYRRGAYENPAKGMTAEEANSPAMHGVSSSDWLADNFGVRFRYNALGDVNATDIVSPSQSFGITAGVEAVATHAGSTVAILDPNKAKGLVYVPTGVPAWGNAVDEGVYNGGGRAEGPYAAIAKLGLGKAAFIGDSSPVEDATPKYVREENGQKKTTYDGFKEVDDGLFLVQTVKWLAHDESYTSFDQVPGLVLDTPTALDADEEPAATTEPQPEPWAQPAPGYKWYDPATFKPGSYGSSQAPETEPTFAFVHQAQLPSQQEFQIRVTADGLTPGQTVSDLRVGIYLAGGEQIARFKNADGSWSDYNYSPAFSLTGDALGHASKDLTVQLKPGVTASSANLRLKKGSANELTKQVEIANVDAEPLPGDHPTVPELGTIAAAREAAEGTVVTVQGVITSEPGVFGGQGFYLQDETGGIYVFQTAAGYHAGDLIRISATRTLYNGEVELENPVLIEKLGTAPLPQPQVQDAVTEANQGQMITLTNVVVQDVVAATPAGSLEFNAVRDDGSSTRVRFDGRTGVTMDSFLALYPEGTRVNISGIASVYRGTYQLKPLALAHVVPSATEADLTAPVTERDVAGVEGADVYNPMEVTVALYAEDQGGSGLERTEYRVNGGEWIQYAEPFTLSNDGKYTIEYRSVDRAGNEEAPKTLYINVDRLAPEVTFTGDYQVLQVAPSVPFNIAVNDAVSGPKSTAYRLDGRSITGVAEIVPFSLSVGTHKLTVQATDAAGHTESVEFTFQVTINIAHLDELVDLGKDHGYFLTHGTAASLQAQITSLQKAKTPLERDIRLKALKITISVQSGLTMKQSFANLMLEDLEYIGGEAA is encoded by the coding sequence ATGGGTAAGGGCAAGGCGAACGCTTGGCGCAAGAAATGGTTAGGTTTCTTATTAGCCGGCGCATTGGTCGTAACCGGTCTGCCGGGATGGGCACCACAGGCGGCAGCCCAGCCTGCCGATTTAACGGTCGATGTATCGCGGGCCGGGGCAGGCGCGCAGCTTAACGCAGCATCGAACAGCGGAGAGGCCTTGCTGCAGATCGCTGCCGCTCCGCTCAGCGTCGCTGAAGCGATCGCCAAGGGGAACAGCGGCGAAGCTGTGGAAGTGGCCGGCATCATTGTGGGCCATGCGACGGGATCGCTTACTGCGGATTTTGAAGCGCCCTTCGGCAACGATTTTAACTTCCTGATTGCCGATACGGCCGGGGAACAGGACAAAACGAAGCTCATCGACGTACAGATTCCTTCCGGCTTCAGAGCCGAGTTCGGCCTGCAAAGCAACCCGGATTTGATCGGGAAGTCGGTGATCGTATCGGGGTCGCTGGCGGCGTACAACAATTTTGCTGGATTAAAAAGCGTAACCGCGATTTCATTATGGGACCAGCCGGGAGATCCGGGTGAAGATCCTGGAGAAGAGCCTGGCGAGGATCCCGGTGAGGACCCTGGTCAAGATCCGGATCCGGGCGACATCCCGCAGCTTCCGGACGGCACCGGCAAAAAGGTGCTGTTTGACAACGCCCACGGCCAAACCGCCGGCGCAGCGGATTGGGTTATCGATGGCGGGTTTTCCGACTTTGCCGATGGGCTGCGGGCGGCCGGTTTTACGGTAGAGTCGCTGGAACGCCCGATGCCGTATACGTTTGGGGAAACGGCCATTACCTACGAGGCATTAGAGCCTTATGACGTCTTTGTGATTCCTGAAGCGAACATTCCGTTTAAGGCAGCTGAGCAGGAGGCTTTGGAGCAGTACGTGGAAAATGGCGGCGCCGTATTTTTCATCTCCGACCATTATAATGCTGACCGTAACAAGAACCGCTGGGACGCCTCAGAGGTATTTAACGGCTATCGCCGCGGGGCATACGAAAATCCAGCCAAAGGGATGACGGCTGAAGAGGCCAATTCTCCAGCGATGCATGGGGTGAGCAGCTCCGACTGGTTAGCTGACAACTTTGGCGTTCGCTTCCGCTATAACGCCTTGGGCGACGTCAATGCAACGGATATCGTCAGCCCGTCGCAATCTTTTGGTATCACGGCGGGAGTGGAAGCTGTCGCCACGCATGCCGGGTCAACCGTAGCGATTCTCGATCCGAACAAAGCCAAAGGGCTTGTCTATGTCCCGACTGGCGTTCCGGCATGGGGCAATGCCGTTGACGAAGGCGTCTATAATGGCGGCGGTCGGGCGGAAGGCCCTTATGCGGCGATCGCCAAGCTGGGTCTCGGTAAAGCCGCTTTTATCGGTGACTCTTCGCCGGTTGAAGACGCAACCCCGAAGTATGTACGGGAAGAAAACGGCCAAAAGAAAACGACCTATGACGGCTTCAAGGAAGTGGACGACGGCTTGTTCCTGGTGCAAACGGTGAAATGGCTGGCGCATGACGAGAGCTACACCTCTTTTGATCAGGTGCCGGGACTGGTGCTGGATACGCCAACTGCGCTGGACGCAGATGAGGAGCCGGCCGCCACCACCGAACCGCAGCCAGAGCCGTGGGCGCAGCCGGCCCCCGGATATAAATGGTATGATCCGGCTACGTTTAAGCCGGGTTCGTACGGCTCGTCGCAAGCACCGGAAACGGAGCCAACGTTTGCCTTCGTCCATCAAGCACAGCTGCCAAGCCAGCAGGAATTCCAAATCCGCGTGACCGCAGACGGCTTAACGCCGGGACAGACGGTGTCCGATTTGCGGGTAGGCATCTATTTGGCCGGCGGTGAACAGATCGCCCGGTTCAAGAATGCGGACGGCAGCTGGTCGGATTACAATTACAGCCCGGCGTTTTCGTTGACGGGCGATGCCCTGGGGCATGCATCCAAGGATTTGACCGTGCAACTGAAGCCGGGGGTAACGGCCTCAAGCGCTAACTTACGTTTGAAAAAAGGCAGCGCGAATGAACTCACGAAGCAGGTCGAGATCGCGAATGTGGATGCCGAGCCGTTGCCAGGCGATCATCCGACGGTGCCGGAGCTGGGCACAATTGCCGCAGCACGTGAGGCGGCGGAAGGGACGGTCGTCACGGTTCAGGGAGTGATTACTTCCGAACCGGGTGTGTTTGGCGGTCAAGGCTTCTATTTGCAGGATGAAACGGGAGGCATTTACGTCTTCCAAACAGCAGCGGGTTATCATGCCGGTGACCTTATCCGTATCAGCGCAACCCGTACGTTGTACAACGGGGAAGTTGAGCTGGAGAATCCGGTGCTGATCGAGAAGCTGGGGACAGCTCCGCTGCCGCAGCCGCAGGTTCAGGATGCGGTGACGGAGGCGAATCAAGGACAGATGATCACCTTGACCAACGTAGTGGTGCAGGATGTCGTTGCTGCGACTCCGGCGGGTTCTCTTGAATTTAATGCCGTCCGCGATGACGGTAGTTCGACCCGAGTACGGTTTGATGGTAGAACCGGAGTGACGATGGATTCCTTTTTGGCGCTGTACCCTGAAGGTACCCGCGTGAATATCAGCGGTATCGCCTCGGTATACCGAGGGACCTACCAGCTGAAGCCGCTTGCCTTGGCTCATGTCGTACCAAGCGCGACCGAGGCGGATTTAACGGCTCCGGTGACGGAGCGCGATGTCGCCGGGGTTGAGGGGGCGGACGTTTATAATCCGATGGAAGTCACGGTAGCTTTGTACGCAGAGGATCAAGGCGGCAGCGGTTTGGAACGGACTGAGTATCGGGTGAACGGCGGGGAGTGGATTCAGTATGCTGAGCCTTTTACACTGTCAAACGACGGGAAGTATACGATCGAATACCGCTCCGTGGATCGGGCAGGTAACGAGGAAGCGCCGAAGACCCTGTATATTAATGTAGATCGTCTGGCACCAGAAGTGACGTTTACAGGGGATTACCAAGTGCTCCAAGTTGCCCCAAGTGTTCCTTTCAACATCGCCGTAAATGACGCGGTCAGCGGGCCGAAATCAACGGCTTACCGGCTTGACGGACGCAGCATCACGGGCGTAGCCGAAATCGTTCCCTTCTCTTTATCGGTTGGAACGCACAAGCTGACGGTCCAAGCAACGGATGCGGCGGGACATACTGAGTCGGTCGAATTTACGTTCCAGGTTACGATCAATATCGCGCATTTGGATGAGCTGGTGGATTTGGGCAAAGATCACGGCTATTTCTTGACCCATGGCACGGCCGCCAGCCTGCAAGCCCAAATCACCTCGCTGCAAAAGGCCAAAACCCCGCTGGAGCGCGATATCAGGCTCAAGGCGCTGAAGATCACGATCAGCGTCCAAAGCGGATTAACCATGAAGCAGAGCTTCGCGAATCTGATGCTGGAGGATTTGGAGTATATCGGGGGAGAGGCGGCTTAA